Proteins from a genomic interval of Ignavibacteria bacterium:
- a CDS encoding M48 family metallopeptidase, translating to MSRTKRQINTWVNKAEFKKRVVKYAKEIDIPLKSISVRPMSRKWASCSTAGNLSFNAELLDMPKKLGEYVIVHELLHFHVPNHGKLWKSLMRAYLGNYERLGKKLKSLKIDR from the coding sequence ATGAGCAGAACTAAAAGACAGATTAATACTTGGGTAAATAAAGCCGAATTTAAGAAAAGGGTAGTCAAATATGCCAAGGAGATAGATATCCCTTTAAAGAGCATTTCTGTGCGTCCTATGAGCCGTAAATGGGCTTCCTGCTCAACTGCTGGTAATCTCAGCTTCAATGCAGAACTCTTAGACATGCCTAAAAAACTAGGTGAGTACGTCATTGTCCACGAGTTATTGCACTTCCACGTTCCTAATCATGGTAAACTCTGGAAAAGTCTGATGAGAGCTTATTTAGGAAATTATGAACGATTGGGGAAGAAATTAAAATCATTGAAAATTGACAGATAA